Proteins from one Leishmania infantum JPCM5 genome chromosome 21 genomic window:
- the HGPRT gene encoding hypoxanthine-guanine phosphoribosyltransferase, which yields MSNSAKSPSGPVGDEGRRNYPMSAHTLVTQEQVWAATAKCAKKIAEDYRSFKLTTDNPLYLLCVLKGSFIFTADLARFLADEGVPVKVEFICASSYGTGVETSGQVRMLLDVRDSVENRHILIVEDIVDSAITLQYLMRFMLAKKPASLKTVVLLDKPSGRKVEVLVDYPVITIPHAFVIGYGMDYAESYRELRDICVLKKEYYEKPESKV from the coding sequence ATGAGCAACTCGGCCAAGTCGCCCTCCGGCCCCGTCGGTGATGAGGGGCGGCGCAACTATCCGATGTCAGCCCACACCCTCGTCACACAGGAGCAGGTGTGggccgccacggcgaagTGCGCAAAGAAGATTGCAGAGGACTACAGAAGCTTTAAATTGACGACCGACAACCCGCTCTACCTGCTGTGCGTGCTCAAGGGCAGCTTCATCTTCACGGCCGACCTTGCCCGCTTTCTCGCCGACGAGGGTGTCCCGGTGAAGGTGGAGTTTATTTGCGCGAGCTCGTACGGCACGGGCGTGGAGACGTCGGGCCAGGTGCGCATGCTCCTCGACGTGCGCGACTCCGTGGAGAATCGCCATATTCTGATTGTCGAGGACATCGTCGACAGCGCCATCACGCTGCAGTATCTGATGCGGTTCATGCTCGCCAAGAAGCCGGCCTCGCTCAagacggtggtgctgctggacaaGCCGTCGGGGCGAAAGGTGGAGGTGCTAGTCGACTACCCCGTCATCACGATCCCGCACGCGTTTGTGATTGGCTACGGCATGGACTACGCCGAGTCGTATCGCGAGCTGCGCGATATCTGCGTGCTCAAGAAGGAGTACTACGAGAAGCCGGAGAGCAAGGTGTAG
- a CDS encoding putative methionine aminopeptidase 2 produces the protein MPPKMSAKNKQQPKQQGGNKKGKGSSQDGDDFDAMLAAAVNASKADAAKNHSNNHQGKRSSNGNGTAPASRSLAADEPVVPSSADHPENPYPKTADGYPRQTWPEPTVLVSKQFAAGQFPAGEIVDHPGEMNNFRRSSEEKRALARASEQQVQEMREAAEVHRQVRTWAQSWIKPGLSLMLMTDRIEKKLNELIGKDGILRGQAFPTGCSLNHVAAHYTPNTGDEKVVLAYDDVMKVDFGTHINGRIIDCAWTVAFNPMFDPLLQAVKEATYEGIKQAGIDVRLGDIGAAIEEVMESHEVEINGKVHQVKSIRNLSGHNIAPYIIHSGKSVPIVKGGEQTKMEEGEVFAIETFGSTGRGFVNEDLECSHYMMRPGAEVMQLRSEKAQQLLKHIHKSYSTLAFCRKWLDRDGFDRHLMNLNRLVDEGAVNKYPPLVDVKGSYTAQYEHTIYLGPTAKEILSKGSDY, from the coding sequence ATGCCACCAAAGATGTCTGCGAAAAACAAGCAGCAGCCCAAGCAGCAGGGCGGCAACAAGAAGGGCAAAGGCAGCAGCCAGGACGGCGACGACTTTGACGCGAtgctggcggcagccgtgAACGCGTCCAAGGCGGACGCGGCCAAAAACCACAGTAATAACCATCAGGGtaagcgcagcagcaacgggaATGGTACTGCACCGGCCAGTAGGAGCCTCGCCGCGGACGAGCCAGTGGTGCCGAGCTCGGCCGATCACCCGGAGAATCCCTACCCGAAGACGGCGGATGGCTATCCGCGGCAGACGTGGCCGGAGCCGACGGTGCTAGTGTCGAAGCAGTTTGCTGCTGGTCAGTTTCCGGCCGGCGAGATCGTCGACCACCCTGGTGAGATGAACAACTTCCGACGCAGCAGTGAGGAAAAGCGGGCGTTGGCCCGCGCGAGtgagcagcaggtgcaggagatgcgcgaggcggccgaggtgcACCGCCAGGTCCGCACCTGGGCACAGAGCTGGATCAAGCCAGGCCTATCACTGATGCTCATGACCGATCGCATCGAGAAGAAGCTGAATGAGCTGATTGGCAAGGACGGCATCCTTCGGGGACAGGCTTTCCCGACGGGATGCTCGCTGAACCATGTCGCAGCGCACTACACACCCAACACCGGTGACGAAAAGGTCGTTTTGGCGTACGATGATGTCATGAAGGTCGACTTCGGCACCCACATCAATGGCCGCATCATCGACTGCGCCTGGACGGTCGCCTTCAATCCGATGTTCgacccgctgctgcaggccgTGAAAGAGGCGACGTACGAGGGCATCAAGCAGGCGGGCATTGACGTCCGTCTCGGCgacatcggcgccgccatcgaggAAGTGATGGAGTCGCACGAGGTGGAGATCAACGGCAAGGTGCACCAGGTAAAGAGCATCCGCAACCTGTCCGGCCACAACATTGCCCCCTACATCATCCATAGCGGCAAGAGTGTGCCCATCGTGAAAGGCGGCGAGCAGAcgaagatggaggagggggaggtgttTGCCATCGAGACCTTCGGCTCCACTGGACGCGGCTTCGTGAACGAGGATTTGGAGTGCTCCCACTACATGATGCGGCCCGGTGCAGAGGTGATGCAGTTGCGCTcggagaaggcgcagcagctgctgaagcacaTCCACAAGTCGTACAGCACGTTAGCGTTCTGCCGCAAATGGCTCGACCGCGACGGCTTCGATCGTCACCTCATGAACCTGAACCGCCTGGTCGATGAGGGCGCCGTGAACAAGTACCCGCCGCTGGTGGACGTCAAGGGCAGCTATACAGCTCAATATGAACACACCATCTACCTCGGCCCAACCGCGAAGGAGATTCTTTCCAAGGGAAGCGACTACTAG